A stretch of Prunus dulcis chromosome 6, ALMONDv2, whole genome shotgun sequence DNA encodes these proteins:
- the LOC117631089 gene encoding uncharacterized protein LOC117631089, protein MKAALPLLLCLVALLVAPQILSGFPLPSTSTVPAFLWSPHYHQVKAAINYQTISPKDLAKSVLSEGGWSNVLCSGNKFHQPLELALVFVGRELQSSDIPANKHADPALVDLLKGSFTGSNFSMAFPYVAAPEEDAMENSLVSGISETCGQDFGFSNVAFLESCSIEGENFQKLANLQSFHDYLGSRTEKRSNGEVDLVVFCHKGSGSSKELDQTHTEGKIFSELISSMDQSGAKYGVLYVSDPSKSIQYPSYRELQRFLAESASGNASANSTACDEVCQIKSSLLEGLLVGIVLLIILISGICCMMGIDTPTRFEAPQES, encoded by the exons ATGAAGGCAGCTCTGCCTTTGCTACTATGTTTGGTGGCTTTGCTTGTTGCGCCTCAGATTCTCTCGGGGTTTCCCTTGCCTTCCACTTCCACAGTGCCAGCTTTCCTCTGGTCACCTCATTACCATCA AGTGAAGGCAGCCATAAATTATCAGACTATCTCCCCAAAGGATTTAGCTAAGTCTGTTCTTTCAGAAGGTGGCTGGTCGAACGTACTg TGCTCTGGAAACAAATTTCATCAGCCTTTGGAGCTGGCTCTTGTCTTCGTTGGTAGAGAG TTACAATCTTCAGATATTCCTGCAAACAAACATGCAGATCCAGCCCTTGTGGACTTGCTCAAA GGTTCTTTCACAGGATCCAATTTCTCAATGGCCTTCCCATATGTTGCTGCACCAGAGGAGGATGCTATGGAAAATTCATTGGTGTCAGGGATTTCGGAGACTTGTGGGCAGGATTTTGGATTCAGTAACGTTGCTTTCTTGGAGTCGTGCTCTATTGAgggtgaaaattttcaaaagctTGCAAACCTGCAATCGTTCCAT GATTATCTTGGTTCAAGGACGGAGAAGAGATCCAATGGAGAAGTAGATTTGGTTGTGTTCTGTCATAAAGGATCTGGTTCTTCCAAAGAACTTGACCAAACACATACGGAGG GTAAAATTTTTTCCGAGCTTATTAGTTCCATGGATCAGTCTGGGGCAAAATATGGAGTTCTATATGTTTCAGATCCCAGTAAGTCAATCCAATATCCTTCTTATCGAGAATTGCAAAGGTTTCTTGCTGAAAGTGCTTCAGGAAATGCATCAGCCAATTCAACAGCCTGTGATGAAGTTTGTCAGATCAAATCATCTCTTCTAGAGGGACTTCTAGTT GGAATCGTTTTGCTTATAATCTTAATATCAGGCATTTGTTGTATGATGGGCATCGACACTCCAACAAGATTTGAGGCACCCCAAGAGTCTTGA
- the LOC117631088 gene encoding uncharacterized protein LOC117631088 — protein MRDQLSLFLIKNSLGAKMKKGLRNFCNDDGSTSTLNQHHKMTSCTAGPAAAAAHHHHTTSTAADTSSTNNIINPAVPVVRSPTNYDYYLQQNINHNIDTIASSNYINNSDHDHNHDHHQKSPQPTLEEMILRLDLEEEIAARSKYSKLKDYNKNKYYKGRMSCVNNSDILRSARNALNQYPRFSLDGKDAMYRSSFRNSLAAGAGGGRKSDVCCSRPRSDCRGRLSGKVALYEDDDNDTSSSSYNKPSRLPLPATLAGESVVWCKPGVVAKLMGLEAMPLPVPLHHIGGGNGNGKDQKLGIIDVMNMKRRNLMIRKRAQERHDEMQTRLVTNN, from the coding sequence ATGAGAGACCAGCTGTCCTTGTTTCTGATCAAGAACTCTCTGGGAGCCAAGATGAAGAAAGGGTTGAGAAATTTTTGCAACGACGATGGCTCAACCTCTACCCTCAACCAACATCACAAGATGACCAGCTGCACCGCTGgccctgctgctgctgctgctcatcatcatcatactACTTCTACTGCAGCTGATACCTCCTCCactaataatattattaatccAGCAGTTCCTGTTGTTCGCTCTCCCACtaattatgattattatttgCAGCAAAATATTAATCACAATATTGATACTATTGCTTCTTctaattatattaataattcAGATCATGATCATAATCATGATCATCATCAGAAAAGCCCGCAGCCGACGTTGGAGGAGATGATATTGCGGTTAGATTTGGAGGAGGAGATAGCGGCAAGATCAAAGTATTCAAAGCTGAAAGACTACAACAAGAACAAGTACTACAAGGGTAGAATGTCTTGCGTCAACAATTCTGATATCTTAAGGTCTGCAAGGAATGCATTAAATCAGTACCCTCGCTTCTCTCTTGATGGCAAGGATGCCATGTACCGCTCCTCCTTCAGAAACAGCTTAGCTGCTGGTGCAGGTGGTGGAAGAAAATCAGACGTATGTTGCAGCAGGCCTAGGAGCGACTGTCGTGGTCGTCTATCAGGGAAAGTAGCATTATATGAggatgatgataatgataCAAGTAGTAGTAGTTATAATAAGCCTAGTAGATTGCCTTTGCCAGCCACTTTAGCAGGGGAGAGCGTGGTGTGGTGCAAACCAGGAGTGGTAGCCAAGTTGATGGGGCTAGAGGCCATGCCATTGCCAGTACCTCTACATCATATTGGTGGTGGTAATGGTAATGGTAAAGATCAAAAGCTGGGTATCATCGACGTCATGAACATGAAGAGACGGAATCTCATGATCAGGAAGAGAGCTCAGGAGAGACATGATGAAATGCAGACAAGACTTGTTactaataattaa